The genomic interval CGTCGGCGGTGCGGATCGTGGACGCGTTCGCGCTGGACGCCAACGGGAAGGTCGACCGGGCCGCGCTCCTGAAGCAGGAGGAGCGGACGGACACCTCCGGAGCCGCCCTCGGCGTCGAGGGCGCGTCGACGAACGAACGGCTCGTGCTGGGGACCGTACGCGAACTCCTCGGCCGCGCGGATGTCGCCCTGACGGACAACTTCACCGACGTCGGCGGGACGTCACTCGTCGCCGCCCGGCTGCTCGCGGCCATCGAGCGGGAGGCGGGGGTGCGGCTGCGCGCGCCGGAACTGCTGCGCCAGCCCGACCTGCGGGCGGTCGTCGCCCTGCTCGACGCACGCTGTGCGGCGACGCTGAAGGCGGCGGTCTGAGATGTCCGCGAACACACACTCCACGCGGTCCGAGATGCCCGCGAACACGCACTCCACGCTGCCCTCCCTGCCCACCCTGTTCGCCCGGCAGGCGGCACTGACGCCTGACGCGCTCGCCCTGATCGACGGCGACTCGACACTGACGTACCGTCAACTCCTTTCCCTGTCCGAGGGTTTGGCGGTCCACCTCCAGAAGAAGGGACTGCGGCCCGGCGAGCCCGTGGCCCTGCTGACGCGGCGCTCGGCCCGCACCGTCGTGGCGCAGCTCGCACTGTGGTGGGCGGGCGCGGTGTGCGTACCGCTCGACCCGGCGCACCCCAAGGCTCGCACCGAGGCGGTCGTCGCCGATTCCGGGGCCGTGCTCACGGTCGGCGACGGCGATCTGCTGGCGGAGGCGGGGCTGAGCGGTCCCCGGCTGGTGCTGGACGCCGACCTGCCGTCGTACGACGGGGTGACGCCGTTGCCGGGACCCGGCCAGGACGCCGCCGCGTTCATCATGTTCACCTCGGGATCCACCGGGCGGCCCAAGGGGGTGGCGGTCCGGCACCGGGCCGTCGCCGCGCTGGCCGCCGACCCGTCGTACGTGACGGTGGGCCCGCGTGACCGGGTGCTGCTGCACTCCCCCGCGACGTTCGACGCCTCGACCTTCGAGGTGTGGGTGGCCCTCGCCAACGGGGCGGCCGTCGTGGTCTGCCCCGCCGACCGGCCGTCCTTCGAGGACCTGGTGCGCGAGGTGGAACGGCACTCCGTCACCGTCGCGTTCTTCACCACGGCGCTCTTCCACCAGCTCGCCGCCCGCCGCTCGCGGGTCTTCGCGCTGCTGCGTTCGGTGGTGGTGGGCGGCGAGGCGCTGTCGGTCCAGCACGCGGAGGCGGTGTTGCGCGCGTACCCCTGGCTGGAACTGGTCAACGGGTACGGGCCGACCGAGACGACGACCTTCGCCACCGCGCACCGCGTGACGGAGGCGGACCTCAAGGGGCCGATGCCGGTGGGCCGTCCGATCGCCGGAGCGACTGCGCACGTCCTCGACGAGGACGGACGCGCGGTCGCGGTCGGTGAGGTCGGCGAACTGTGGATCGGCGGCTCCCGGCTGGCCGAGGGCTACGTGGGGCAGCCGGAGCTGACCGCCGAACGGTTTGTGGTGCGTCCCGGACTCGGCCGCCTCTACCGGACCGGCGATCTCGCCTCGGTGCGTGCCGACGGGGTCCTGGACTTCCACGGCCGTACGGACGACCAGGTGAAGGTGCGCGGGCACCGCATCGAGCCGGGCGAGATCGAGCACGCGCTGCGGGAGCGGCCGGAGGTGGAGGACGCGGCGGTGACGGTGCGCCGCGCGACCCCCGACGACGTGCGGCTGGCGGCGTTCGTGGTGCTGGGGGCGTCGCACGCGGCCGATCCCGGGACGCTGCGCGCCTCTCCCGCCGAACTCCGTTCCTGGCTGGGCGAATTGATGCCGCCGCATCTGGTGCCGGACGAGCTGACGGTGGTGGAGCGGCTGCCTCTGACGGCGACCGGCAAGGTGGACCGGCGGGCGCTCGTGGAGCGCGGCTCCGGTGCGGGGAACGGTTCCGGGCCGGGGGCGGGCCCTGACGCGGCATCCGGTCCGGGTACGGCGGTCGATCCCGGCGCGGGACTCGGCACCGTCACGGCCTCCGGTACTGGTTCGGCGTCCGTCTCCGGTGCCGGGACCGATCACGGTGCGGTGCACCCGTCCGGTGCGCAGGACGGAGCGGCAGGAACGGCAGGGACGGGTACGCCCTCCCTGACGCCGCTCCAGCAGGCCGTCGCCGAGGTGTGGGCGCGGTCGCTCGGCTGTGAAGTGGCCTCCCCCGATGACGACTTCCTCGCCCTCGGCGGTCACTCGCTGCTCGCCCTCGTCGTCACCGACGACCTCCGCGAGGACCTGGGCGTCGAACTGTCGCTCGCCGAC from Streptomyces sp. NBC_00237 carries:
- a CDS encoding non-ribosomal peptide synthetase translates to MSANTHSTRSEMPANTHSTLPSLPTLFARQAALTPDALALIDGDSTLTYRQLLSLSEGLAVHLQKKGLRPGEPVALLTRRSARTVVAQLALWWAGAVCVPLDPAHPKARTEAVVADSGAVLTVGDGDLLAEAGLSGPRLVLDADLPSYDGVTPLPGPGQDAAAFIMFTSGSTGRPKGVAVRHRAVAALAADPSYVTVGPRDRVLLHSPATFDASTFEVWVALANGAAVVVCPADRPSFEDLVREVERHSVTVAFFTTALFHQLAARRSRVFALLRSVVVGGEALSVQHAEAVLRAYPWLELVNGYGPTETTTFATAHRVTEADLKGPMPVGRPIAGATAHVLDEDGRAVAVGEVGELWIGGSRLAEGYVGQPELTAERFVVRPGLGRLYRTGDLASVRADGVLDFHGRTDDQVKVRGHRIEPGEIEHALRERPEVEDAAVTVRRATPDDVRLAAFVVLGASHAADPGTLRASPAELRSWLGELMPPHLVPDELTVVERLPLTATGKVDRRALVERGSGAGNGSGPGAGPDAASGPGTAVDPGAGLGTVTASGTGSASVSGAGTDHGAVHPSGAQDGAAGTAGTGTPSLTPLQQAVAEVWARSLGCEVASPDDDFLALGGHSLLALVVTDDLREDLGVELSLADFFASPTVAGHAALVERALLAAHTDLHPLSQSLEPAPSPDTSLDTSLDAPEHTDVP